Proteins from a single region of Gossypium arboreum isolate Shixiya-1 chromosome 1, ASM2569848v2, whole genome shotgun sequence:
- the LOC108481973 gene encoding non-specific lipid transfer protein GPI-anchored 7-like: MAPKKLVYKQWQSSKETAGQKKKNIYTQSEIRVIEKNAMAQKMLMMAVLVILGTKIATVTAADPTCLQRLMSCTPYLNNATLQLQGDCCDPLRQAVATELTCLCSLINNSTLLRSFNIPIAAALRITRGCGVTDQMNGCIPATPTPAPSPSATSPTSAPLITRR, from the exons ATGGCTCCAAAAAAATTAGTATATAAGCAATGGCAGAGCAGCAAGGAGACGGCAGGGCAGAAGAAGAAAAACATCTACACGCAGAGTGAAATTAGAGTAATTGAGAAAAACGCAATGGCTCAAAAGATGTTGATGATGGCGGTCCTTGTGATATTGGGGACGAAGATAGCGACAGTTACGGCTGCGGATCCGACTTGTTTGCAGCGCTTGATGTCTTGTACTCCTTACTTAAATAACGCCACTCTCCAACTGCAAGGCGATTGCTGTGACCCTCTCAGACAAGCCGTCGCTACTGAACTTACTTGTCTTTGCAGCCTCATTAACAACTCTACTTTGCTTAGGTCTTTCAACATTCCCATCGCTGCAGCTCTTAGGATCACTCGTGGCTGCGGTGTCACTGATCAGATGAACGGCTGCATCCCCG CAACTCCCACACCTGCTCCTTCCCCATCAG